A stretch of Pristiophorus japonicus isolate sPriJap1 chromosome 12, sPriJap1.hap1, whole genome shotgun sequence DNA encodes these proteins:
- the bcl2l1 gene encoding bcl-2-like protein 1 isoform X2: protein MYSSGELVRDFLRYKLSQRGHSMSRLCEHDGAAGLGPQPNPGAADWSGRPEAERACQALRDAAEEFELRYRRAFSDLSAQLRVTPDTAYRRFEQVVGELFRDGVNWGRLVAFFCFGAALSVESAEKEMGALVPRIARWMSTYLESNLEPWIRQHGGWHEDSVCEASVLGTGHFLQLSVTE, encoded by the exons ATGTACAGCAGCGGGGAGCTGGTCAGGGACTTCCTCCGCTACAAACTGTCCCAGAGAGGCCACAGTATGAGCCGGCTGTGTGAGCATGATGGAGCCGCCGGCCTGGGGCCTCAGCCCAACCCGGGAGCGGCGGACTGGAGCGGCAGGCCCGAGGCCGAGCGGGCTTGCCAAGCCCTGCGGGACGCTGCCGAGGAGTTCGAGCTGCGCTACCGCCGGGCTTTCAGCGACCTGTCGGCCCAGCTGCGGGTCACCCCGGACACGGCCTACCGGCGCTTCGAGCAGGTGGTGGGCGAGCTATTCCGGGACGGCGTCAACTGGGGCAGGCTGGTCGCCTTCTTCTGTTTCGGGGCGGCGCTGAGTGTGGAGAGCGCCGAGAAGGAGATGGGCGCGCTGGTGCCGCGCATCGCCCGCTGGATGAGCACCTACCTGGAGAGTAACCTGGAGCCCTGGATCCGGCAGCACGGCGGCTGG CATGAGGATTCAGTGTGTGAGGCATCTGTCCTGGGTACTGGTCATTTCCTGCAGCTTTCTGTAACAGAATAA